A genomic window from Strix aluco isolate bStrAlu1 chromosome 32, bStrAlu1.hap1, whole genome shotgun sequence includes:
- the LOC141916924 gene encoding uncharacterized protein LOC141916924 isoform X1: MIPRGFSNLNDSVILFRGPRSSVLPGGLCLARCRGCRAGGSGRGPRGGCPRGALVPVTSQRRSHRGMSPGCQPAAPAAVRLGPATMAVFITRVLTLLSIVQYVLRAGDRQDAATQELLRQREEQEQQEMTRLMEEVEQSSQERRGLAPEGLLLGACQHWWFWASADALLVLLGLYWLPRQSGADGDSSSQRGSASGAEEQRGEDEDCEGKAEPSDTLAGHEPLQKAGSSVAPAKQTRPNNSLLTGPHPALGQGSAYECPQNNIPQRLLLAPPRPPLGHIVRQRWAPRGLCRQRAAAPPAAPDGERAAPPPLPREHPNTSRVPASRAASDPLRWHAAPARRRRRASINTQ, from the exons atgatcccgaggggcttttccaacctgaatgattctgtgattctgtttaggggccccaggagctctgtcctgccaggggggttgtgccttgcccgctgcaggggctgcagagccgggggcagtggccgtggcccaaggggcgggtgtccccgtggggctctggtgcctgtgacatcacagaggagaagtcaccgagggatgtcaccagggtgccagccggcagcacccgctgcagtacgGCTCGGGCCAGCG accatggctgtgttcatcacccgcgtcctgaccctgctgagcatcgtgcagtaCGTGCTGAGAGCCGGGGACCGGCAAGACGCGGCCACGCAAGAGCTCCTGCGGCAGcgcgaggagcaggagcagcaggagatgacccggctgatggaggaggtggagcagagcagccaggagcggCGCGGCCTCGCTCCGGAAGGCCTGCTCCTCGGggcctgccagcactggtggttctgGGCCTCCGCCGACGCCCTGCTCGTGCTCTTGGGGCTctactggctgcccaggcagagcgGCGCTGACGGCgacagcagcagccagcggggaagcgcCAGCGGTGccgaggagcagagaggggaggacGAGGACtgcgagggcaaagcagagcccagtgacaccCTGGCTGGACACGAGCCTCTGCAGAAGGCGGGGAGCTCCGTGGCGCCTGCCAAGCAAACCCGCCCCAACAACTCCCTCCTGACGGGGCCGCATCCAGCCTTGGGACAGGGCAGCGCCTACGAGTGCCCCCAGAACAACATCCCCCAGCGCCTGCTGCTCGCGCCCCCGAGACCACCCCTGGGACACATCGTCCGCCAGCGCTGGGCACCGCGGGGGCTCTGCCGGCAACGCGCTGCTGCACCCCCGGCAGCTCCTGACGGGGAACGTGCTGCGCCGCCTCCTCTGCCCCGGGAGCACCCCAACACCAGCCGGGTCCCCGCTTCCCGCGCAGCCTCTGACCCGCTCCGCTGGCACGCTGCTCCAGCTCGGAGGCGCAGGAGGGCGTCAATAAATACccaatag
- the LOC141916947 gene encoding uncharacterized protein LOC141916947 isoform X1 translates to MVQHLIMFLTSSLSPSRCRSLTTFLQLLSLAASSADSLPAPTLSTAPSYPFYYEGEHVTLNCLAATKRTIGGFRFFNQSGEQIYSRAPYSLKTAAFQLTATTASAGEYTCMYFVEDSGQEILSNRSHPLSVKVQAAPTAPTLSLDPQQQVYRPGDYVKLLCSIPASSGDVKEVQYYGDVGFAVSILVSNVKMHSYNLSITAEEVSGSYSCAYSVMKSGRDVCSERSPGVNINVKSHKISWIREIVVGASFFTINGLIFFFSHCLMKRRDFSPLEVQG, encoded by the exons CCTCGTCTCTCTCTCCATCTCGATGCCGCTCTCTCACCACTTTCCTCCAGCTGCTCTCGTTGGCTGCGTCCTCTGCGG actcTCTGCCAGCCCCCACGCTCTCCACAGCCCCCAGTTATCCTTTCTATTATGAAGGGGAACACGTCACTTTGAACTGCTTGGCAGCGACAAAGAGGACCATCGGCGGGTTTCGGTTCTTCAATCAAAGTGGGGAGCAAATCTACTCAAGAGCACCTTACTCCCTCAAAACTGCCGCGTTCCAGCTCACAGCCACAACAGCATCTGCCGGGGAGTACACGTGCATGTACTTTGTGGAGGACTCGGGACAAGAAATTCTGTCCAATCGGAGCCATCCTCTTTCAGTTAAGGTTCAGG CCGCTCCCACGGCCCCAACTTTATCCCTGGATCCTCAGCAGCAGGTCTATAGACCCGGGGACTACGTCAAGCTGCTCTGCTCCATCCCCGCATCGTCAGGTGATGTTAAAGAAGTCCAGTACTATGGGGACGTTGGATTTGCGGTCTCCATCCTAGTATCGAACGTGAAAATGCACAGCTACAACCTCAGCATCACGGCAGAGGAGGTCTCTGGGTCTTACAGTTGTGCCTATTCCGTAATGAAGTCTGGACGTGACGTTTGCTCAGAAAGGAGCCCTGGTGTCAATATCAATGTGAAAA GTCATAAAATCAGCTGGATTCGAGAGATTGTTGTTGGGGCTTCGTTCTTTACCATCAATGGactcatctttttcttctcccattgcCTGATGAAGAGAAGAG ATTTCTCTCCCTTAGAGGTCCAAGGCTGA
- the LOC141916924 gene encoding uncharacterized protein LOC141916924 isoform X3, which translates to MAVFITRVLTLLSIVQYVLRAGDRQDAATQELLRQREEQEQQEMTRLMEEVEQSSQERRGLAPEGLLLGACQHWWFWASADALLVLLGLYWLPRQSGADGDSSSQRGSASGAEEQRGEDEDCEGKAEPSDTLAGHEPLQKAGSSVAPAKQTRPNNSLLTGPHPALGQGSAYECPQNNIPQRLLLAPPRPPLGHIVRQRWAPRGLCRQRAAAPPAAPDGERAAPPPLPREHPNTSRVPASRAASDPLRWHAAPARRRRRASINTQ; encoded by the coding sequence atggctgtgttcatcacccgcgtcctgaccctgctgagcatcgtgcagtaCGTGCTGAGAGCCGGGGACCGGCAAGACGCGGCCACGCAAGAGCTCCTGCGGCAGcgcgaggagcaggagcagcaggagatgacccggctgatggaggaggtggagcagagcagccaggagcggCGCGGCCTCGCTCCGGAAGGCCTGCTCCTCGGggcctgccagcactggtggttctgGGCCTCCGCCGACGCCCTGCTCGTGCTCTTGGGGCTctactggctgcccaggcagagcgGCGCTGACGGCgacagcagcagccagcggggaagcgcCAGCGGTGccgaggagcagagaggggaggacGAGGACtgcgagggcaaagcagagcccagtgacaccCTGGCTGGACACGAGCCTCTGCAGAAGGCGGGGAGCTCCGTGGCGCCTGCCAAGCAAACCCGCCCCAACAACTCCCTCCTGACGGGGCCGCATCCAGCCTTGGGACAGGGCAGCGCCTACGAGTGCCCCCAGAACAACATCCCCCAGCGCCTGCTGCTCGCGCCCCCGAGACCACCCCTGGGACACATCGTCCGCCAGCGCTGGGCACCGCGGGGGCTCTGCCGGCAACGCGCTGCTGCACCCCCGGCAGCTCCTGACGGGGAACGTGCTGCGCCGCCTCCTCTGCCCCGGGAGCACCCCAACACCAGCCGGGTCCCCGCTTCCCGCGCAGCCTCTGACCCGCTCCGCTGGCACGCTGCTCCAGCTCGGAGGCGCAGGAGGGCGTCAATAAATACccaatag
- the LOC141916943 gene encoding uncharacterized protein LOC141916943 translates to MSLLSYCLGKGENVAFVLRDIGVLLIEGTTVQMKFYYDILEMLSGKENLEQVIFKVPRLLDMVVSRMVPVASLSFSGHIVIFPELEMEFVHKPPLRALLRTSRQVPGEDEETRREFLPPLGQVPVGCPGFAAPSSPNQEPPQFQEITGQKRKKIKSSVRQQPVILGDSSGEKQPGTGQAKGKAALKDRASRQSRAQAQAATAQSCRGGGGGKGKGGGWGQGG, encoded by the exons ATGTCCCTCCTCTCttactgcctggggaagggggagaacgtTGCCTTCGTCCTGAGGGACATCGGGGTGCTCCTCATTGAAGGCACAACGGTGCAAATGAAGTTCTACTACGACATCCTGGAGAtgttgtctgggaaggagaacttgGAACAAGTGATTTTCAAG GTCCCCCGGCTGCTGGACATGGTGGTGTCCCGGATGGTACCTGTGGCCTCCCTGAGTTTCTCTGGCCATATCGTCATCTTTCCCGA GCTTGAAATGGAGTTTGTGCACAAACCACCTCTCAGGGCTCTTCTCAGGACCTCGAGACAAGTCCCTGGCGAGGATGAGGAGACGAGAAGAGAGTTTCTGCCACCTCTTGGACAAG TTCCAGTGGGATGTCCTGGGTTCGCTGCTCCAAGCTCGCCTAACCAGGAACCACCACAGTTCCAGGAGATCAcagggcagaagaggaagaagataaagtctTCGGTCAG GCAGCAGCCGGTGATCCTGGGGGATtcctctggagaaaagcagcctgggaccGGCCAAGCCAAGGGCAAAGCTGCGCTCAAAGACCGAGCGTCAAGGCAGAGCCGAGCCCAAGCGCAGGCAGCAACggctcagagctgcagaggaggaggaggaggaaaaggaaaaggaggaggatggggacaaggaggatga
- the LOC141916947 gene encoding uncharacterized protein LOC141916947 isoform X4, which translates to MVQHLIMFLTSSLSPSRCRSLTTFLQLLSLAASSAGEHVTLNCLAATKRTIGGFRFFNQSGEQIYSRAPYSLKTAAFQLTATTASAGEYTCMYFVEDSGQEILSNRSHPLSVKVQAAPTAPTLSLDPQQQVYRPGDYVKLLCSIPASSGDVKEVQYYGDVGFAVSILVSNVKMHSYNLSITAEEVSGSYSCAYSVMKSGRDVCSERSPGVNINVKSHKISWIREIVVGASFFTINGLIFFFSHCLMKRRDFSPLEVQG; encoded by the exons CCTCGTCTCTCTCTCCATCTCGATGCCGCTCTCTCACCACTTTCCTCCAGCTGCTCTCGTTGGCTGCGTCCTCTGCGG GGGAACACGTCACTTTGAACTGCTTGGCAGCGACAAAGAGGACCATCGGCGGGTTTCGGTTCTTCAATCAAAGTGGGGAGCAAATCTACTCAAGAGCACCTTACTCCCTCAAAACTGCCGCGTTCCAGCTCACAGCCACAACAGCATCTGCCGGGGAGTACACGTGCATGTACTTTGTGGAGGACTCGGGACAAGAAATTCTGTCCAATCGGAGCCATCCTCTTTCAGTTAAGGTTCAGG CCGCTCCCACGGCCCCAACTTTATCCCTGGATCCTCAGCAGCAGGTCTATAGACCCGGGGACTACGTCAAGCTGCTCTGCTCCATCCCCGCATCGTCAGGTGATGTTAAAGAAGTCCAGTACTATGGGGACGTTGGATTTGCGGTCTCCATCCTAGTATCGAACGTGAAAATGCACAGCTACAACCTCAGCATCACGGCAGAGGAGGTCTCTGGGTCTTACAGTTGTGCCTATTCCGTAATGAAGTCTGGACGTGACGTTTGCTCAGAAAGGAGCCCTGGTGTCAATATCAATGTGAAAA GTCATAAAATCAGCTGGATTCGAGAGATTGTTGTTGGGGCTTCGTTCTTTACCATCAATGGactcatctttttcttctcccattgcCTGATGAAGAGAAGAG ATTTCTCTCCCTTAGAGGTCCAAGGCTGA
- the LOC141916924 gene encoding uncharacterized protein LOC141916924 isoform X2, with protein sequence MSPGCQPAAPAAVRLGPATMAVFITRVLTLLSIVQYVLRAGDRQDAATQELLRQREEQEQQEMTRLMEEVEQSSQERRGLAPEGLLLGACQHWWFWASADALLVLLGLYWLPRQSGADGDSSSQRGSASGAEEQRGEDEDCEGKAEPSDTLAGHEPLQKAGSSVAPAKQTRPNNSLLTGPHPALGQGSAYECPQNNIPQRLLLAPPRPPLGHIVRQRWAPRGLCRQRAAAPPAAPDGERAAPPPLPREHPNTSRVPASRAASDPLRWHAAPARRRRRASINTQ encoded by the exons atgtcaccagggtgccagccggcagcacccgctgcagtacgGCTCGGGCCAGCG accatggctgtgttcatcacccgcgtcctgaccctgctgagcatcgtgcagtaCGTGCTGAGAGCCGGGGACCGGCAAGACGCGGCCACGCAAGAGCTCCTGCGGCAGcgcgaggagcaggagcagcaggagatgacccggctgatggaggaggtggagcagagcagccaggagcggCGCGGCCTCGCTCCGGAAGGCCTGCTCCTCGGggcctgccagcactggtggttctgGGCCTCCGCCGACGCCCTGCTCGTGCTCTTGGGGCTctactggctgcccaggcagagcgGCGCTGACGGCgacagcagcagccagcggggaagcgcCAGCGGTGccgaggagcagagaggggaggacGAGGACtgcgagggcaaagcagagcccagtgacaccCTGGCTGGACACGAGCCTCTGCAGAAGGCGGGGAGCTCCGTGGCGCCTGCCAAGCAAACCCGCCCCAACAACTCCCTCCTGACGGGGCCGCATCCAGCCTTGGGACAGGGCAGCGCCTACGAGTGCCCCCAGAACAACATCCCCCAGCGCCTGCTGCTCGCGCCCCCGAGACCACCCCTGGGACACATCGTCCGCCAGCGCTGGGCACCGCGGGGGCTCTGCCGGCAACGCGCTGCTGCACCCCCGGCAGCTCCTGACGGGGAACGTGCTGCGCCGCCTCCTCTGCCCCGGGAGCACCCCAACACCAGCCGGGTCCCCGCTTCCCGCGCAGCCTCTGACCCGCTCCGCTGGCACGCTGCTCCAGCTCGGAGGCGCAGGAGGGCGTCAATAAATACccaatag
- the LOC141916947 gene encoding uncharacterized protein LOC141916947 isoform X2 codes for MVQHLIMFLTSSLSPSRCRSLTTFLQLLSLAASSADSLPAPTLSTAPSYPFYYEGEHVTLNCLAATKRTIGGFRFFNQSGEQIYSRAPYSLKTAAFQLTATTASAGEYTCMYFVEDSGQEILSNRSHPLSVKVQAAPTAPTLSLDPQQQVYRPGDYVKLLCSIPASSGDVKEVQYYGDVGFAVSILVSNVKMHSYNLSITAEEVSGSYSCAYSVMKSGRDVCSERSPGVNINVKSHKISWIREIVVGASFFTINGLIFFFSHCLMKRRDLKEQLQMD; via the exons CCTCGTCTCTCTCTCCATCTCGATGCCGCTCTCTCACCACTTTCCTCCAGCTGCTCTCGTTGGCTGCGTCCTCTGCGG actcTCTGCCAGCCCCCACGCTCTCCACAGCCCCCAGTTATCCTTTCTATTATGAAGGGGAACACGTCACTTTGAACTGCTTGGCAGCGACAAAGAGGACCATCGGCGGGTTTCGGTTCTTCAATCAAAGTGGGGAGCAAATCTACTCAAGAGCACCTTACTCCCTCAAAACTGCCGCGTTCCAGCTCACAGCCACAACAGCATCTGCCGGGGAGTACACGTGCATGTACTTTGTGGAGGACTCGGGACAAGAAATTCTGTCCAATCGGAGCCATCCTCTTTCAGTTAAGGTTCAGG CCGCTCCCACGGCCCCAACTTTATCCCTGGATCCTCAGCAGCAGGTCTATAGACCCGGGGACTACGTCAAGCTGCTCTGCTCCATCCCCGCATCGTCAGGTGATGTTAAAGAAGTCCAGTACTATGGGGACGTTGGATTTGCGGTCTCCATCCTAGTATCGAACGTGAAAATGCACAGCTACAACCTCAGCATCACGGCAGAGGAGGTCTCTGGGTCTTACAGTTGTGCCTATTCCGTAATGAAGTCTGGACGTGACGTTTGCTCAGAAAGGAGCCCTGGTGTCAATATCAATGTGAAAA GTCATAAAATCAGCTGGATTCGAGAGATTGTTGTTGGGGCTTCGTTCTTTACCATCAATGGactcatctttttcttctcccattgcCTGATGAAGAGAAGAG ATCTGAAAGAACAACTCCAGATGGACTAA
- the LOC141916947 gene encoding uncharacterized protein LOC141916947 isoform X3: MVQHLIMFLTSSLSPSRCRSLTTFLQLLSLAASSADSLPAPTLSTAPSYPFYYEGEHVTLNCLAATKRTIGGFRFFNQSGEQIYSRAPYSLKTAAFQLTATTASAGEYTCMYFVEDSGQEILSNRSHPLSVKVQAAPTAPTLSLDPQQQVYRPGDYVKLLCSIPASSGDVKEVQYYGDVGFAVSILVSNVKMHSYNLSITAEEVSGSYSCAYSVMKSGRDVCSERSPGVNINVKSHKISWIREIVVGASFFTINGLIFFFSHCLMKRREVQG; encoded by the exons CCTCGTCTCTCTCTCCATCTCGATGCCGCTCTCTCACCACTTTCCTCCAGCTGCTCTCGTTGGCTGCGTCCTCTGCGG actcTCTGCCAGCCCCCACGCTCTCCACAGCCCCCAGTTATCCTTTCTATTATGAAGGGGAACACGTCACTTTGAACTGCTTGGCAGCGACAAAGAGGACCATCGGCGGGTTTCGGTTCTTCAATCAAAGTGGGGAGCAAATCTACTCAAGAGCACCTTACTCCCTCAAAACTGCCGCGTTCCAGCTCACAGCCACAACAGCATCTGCCGGGGAGTACACGTGCATGTACTTTGTGGAGGACTCGGGACAAGAAATTCTGTCCAATCGGAGCCATCCTCTTTCAGTTAAGGTTCAGG CCGCTCCCACGGCCCCAACTTTATCCCTGGATCCTCAGCAGCAGGTCTATAGACCCGGGGACTACGTCAAGCTGCTCTGCTCCATCCCCGCATCGTCAGGTGATGTTAAAGAAGTCCAGTACTATGGGGACGTTGGATTTGCGGTCTCCATCCTAGTATCGAACGTGAAAATGCACAGCTACAACCTCAGCATCACGGCAGAGGAGGTCTCTGGGTCTTACAGTTGTGCCTATTCCGTAATGAAGTCTGGACGTGACGTTTGCTCAGAAAGGAGCCCTGGTGTCAATATCAATGTGAAAA GTCATAAAATCAGCTGGATTCGAGAGATTGTTGTTGGGGCTTCGTTCTTTACCATCAATGGactcatctttttcttctcccattgcCTGATGAAGAGAAGAG AGGTCCAAGGCTGA